The Periophthalmus magnuspinnatus isolate fPerMag1 chromosome 15, fPerMag1.2.pri, whole genome shotgun sequence genomic sequence GGAGTTGCTGGCTTCTGAAGCTGTGGGCACTATTGCACAAAGTCTGGATGAATCTTCACGTTTGCTGGGCTGCTCTAAAATCATTGTGCCTGACTGTCTGATGCACAACATTGGCCAGGAGCTTGTGCACTTGGCCCTCAGTGAGCCGTGTGGTCTCAGAGGGGCCCTAGTGGACCTGTGCGTGGACAGAGGGGACCAGAGCTCCATGTGTGTACTGGACCAAATCGCAGTGGACAACTCCGTGGTGCCCACGTTTCAGGTGACGCTGGTGTTGAGGCAGGAGTCGAGTGGACTATGGCCCAAAGTCAAGAAGCTCTTAAAGGGAAGCCAGTCTCCACAGACCCCCACAAAGCACCAGCCCACCCTCAGACTGAGCCGCAGCTTCAGAGCCATCAAGAAGAAGCTGTACTGTTCAGGAGAGCTGCTCATAGAGGAGTGCTGCTGACCAAGCACCATTGTCCTAATCCTCCCATTTGGACAAACTATTATGAATGCACTTGTGTCATTCACTTAAACTGTACCTGAACTGTTGAAACACTTATCTGACAGGTGCAAACATGACAAAGACACATTGTCTTCTCTGTAAATGTGAAATGCCAACAATGTGGATGGCATTGTATTTGCACTCAAACATGCTCATATGTGATTTGTATACTAGTGCTtttgtaataaattatttttttttataaagtgaAGCTTCATTTAACTATGGTaataattattacattataataATTGTCAGTCCTGATACACAGATTATGCACACATGGAAAGAATAGGCATACCAGTAATAATTTGACAGtttttaatgaaagaaacataTTAAATTTAGCatgttaatttaataaataagatTTACTTTTAATTGTGCAATGATTTCTGATACTTAATCCAACGAgctacaggcaaatccacatAATAACAgcatattaaattatattaatcCCATAAATCCTGCActgttaaaagtaaaatgtatatatacatggcgAGAACTATAAAAATTACACGCTTCTCATTTGAGTGGCTCAGAAATGTGAACAGGAGGCCAGGGAGAATTCTCTAAAGTTTTAGGTGGACAGAGAGAGCTTAAAT encodes the following:
- the LOC117382514 gene encoding DNA damage-inducible transcript 4 protein-like, with translation MPFSCNQSLDGSFPPSPVEDRSLNRLSWGSLLNKLVELNWNQREQQCNWSDTGSVADLSLSDSDSNDCFYPLEELLASEAVGTIAQSLDESSRLLGCSKIIVPDCLMHNIGQELVHLALSEPCGLRGALVDLCVDRGDQSSMCVLDQIAVDNSVVPTFQVTLVLRQESSGLWPKVKKLLKGSQSPQTPTKHQPTLRLSRSFRAIKKKLYCSGELLIEECC